A genomic window from Cotesia glomerata isolate CgM1 linkage group LG7, MPM_Cglom_v2.3, whole genome shotgun sequence includes:
- the LOC123268858 gene encoding tyrosine-protein phosphatase Lar isoform X16: MSESTNGGSRPGSAPRKVQVRPLSSSTMVIQWDEPETPNGQVTGYKVYYTTDPNQPMASWQSRVVDNNQLTTVSDLTPHTMYTIRVQALTSVGPGPLSQPIQIKTQQGVPSQPENLSVVDVGENSVTLQWSKPAHSAENILSYELYWNDTYAQEKHHRRIGVTENYTLTGLYPNTLYYVWLAARSQRGEGATTVPYEVRTKQYVPGAPPRNITGHAISTTAIKVSWKPPPTESSNGRIAYYKLQVVETGRSDSEARVIKLNSTEFVLDELKKWTAYRIWVVAGTSVGDGPPSYPITVKTDEDENKMPGNPQDVTATALNSTTIRVEWKPPRVNDQNGVIRGYHVHIQEVAEEGKDLLNEPIRQDVHEEGVHAINVTNLQPDTKYYVQVAALTRKGDGDRSLPVHVRTPGGVPNRPQVNVKVINQDPIVLELEWAKPSEPAGQLTGYRVKYGIKNQTLKEEFIKDINQVTFKIKDVERGVHYEFRIAGENQNGVGQETVRYYESPEGEPSGPPTNLTYSFQTQDTVCVKWSEPARRHRNGQIIRYDVEFHKKNDHSTIEARNTTQERAVFTNLEEATEYVFHVRAHTVRGSGPYSEKITIVTEKDIGRAPLNVKAVATSESNVEVWWEPVPNRDKIIGYKIFYTMTAVEDLDQWKQKLIGMTESAELENLERDTAYAIAVAARYKNDVLGRLSQKVTVKVKPEDVPLNLRASDTSTHSMTLSWTPPIRLNPTGYQVSFDAVKEFVDSQGITQTQIVPRRTIRLDATATTTTIDELQPFTTYNVNVSAVPADSSYKPPAKITVTTQMAAPKPMVKPDFYGVVKKEEIHVILPQASEEYGPIAYYYLIVVPEDKATAHKQPDEFTEDVITGKNAKQDPENAPYIAAKFSHRTIPYTFQLGSGDVYEGFENKKLDPTKRYRIFVRAIVDTPKKHLYTSSPFSEYLSLDMREVPPGDPPSRPNPDISPDGNPEVSVTNSGQEPGMVWVIGPIIAALMVSICLVLLFVIRKHSTRRRQPCKAPDQAAVTRPLMAADISSNHAPSDPVEMRRLNFQTPGMMSHPPIPISELGNHIDRLKANDNLKFSQEYESIEPGQQFTWDHSNMEVNTSKNRYANVIAYDHSRVILQTIDGIPGSDYINANYCDGYRKQNAYVATQGPLQETFADFWRMCWELRTSTIVMMTKLEERTRIKCDQYWPTRGAETYGQMTVTISDIQELATYCIRTFQVCRNGYTDRREIKQLQFTAWPDHGVPEHPAPFLQFLRRVKTLNVPDSGPLVVHCSAGVGRTGCFIVIDSMLERIKHEKMIDIYGHVTCLRAQRNYMVQTEDQYIFIHDALFEAVICGFTEVPARNLHSHIQKLMQTELDNTTGMELEFKKLSNIKADSTRFISANLACNKHKNRLVHILPYECTRVCLQPQRNMEGSDYINASFIDGYRYRGAYIATQGPLNETTDDFWRMLWEHNSTIVVMLTKLKEIGREKCHQYWPSDRSIRYQCFVVDPIAEYNMPQYILREFKVTDARDGASRTVRQFQFIDWPEQGVPKSGDGFIDFIGQVHKTKEQFGQDGPITVHCSAGVGRTGVFITLSIVLERMQYEGVVDIFQTVRILRTQRPAMVQTEDQYQFCYRASLEYLGSFDHYAN, encoded by the exons ATGT CGGAATCAACAAATGGAGGTTCCA GACCTGGTTCAGCTCCACGCAAAGTCCAGGTTCGACCGCTGAGCTCTAGTACTATGGTGATACAGTGGGACGAGCCAGAGACGCCCAACGGCCAAGTcacg GGCTATAAAGTGTACTATACGACGGACCCGAACCAGCCGATGGCTTCCTGGCAGTCCCGGGTCGTGGACAACAATCAGCTGACCACTGTATCGGATCTTACGCCCCACACAATGTACACGATCCGTGTGCAAGCGTTGACGAGCGTAGGTCCTGGTCCACTGAGCCAGCCAATACAAATAAAGACACAGCAAGGGGTGCCGAGTCAGCCGGAAAATCTTTCCGTTGTTGATGTCGGGGAAAACTCGGTCACGCTTCAGTGGAGCAAACCCGCTCATAGTGCTGAAAATATTCTCAGCTATGAGCTATACTGGAACGATACTTATGCTCAG GAAAAACACCACCGCAGAATCGGAGTTACGGAAAACTACACTCTAACCGGTCTGTACCCGAACACCCTGTACTACGTGTGGCTAGCGGCCCGGAGCCAGCGCGGGGAGGGTGCAACTACCGTCCCATACGAAGTTCGCACCAAACAGTACG TACCCGGGGCTCCGCCTCGGAATATCACCGGCCACGCCATCAGCACGACCGCTATTAAAGTCTCATGGAAGCCGCCGCCGACCGAAAGCAGTAACGGACGGATCGCGTACTACAAGCTCCAGGTCGTCGAGACCGGGCGCTCTGATTCAGAGGCCAGGGTCATCAAGCTTAACAGCACCGAGTTTGTTCTGGACGAATTGAAAAAGTGGACCGCCTACAGAATTTGGGTTGTCGCGGGCACCAGCGTTGGTGACGGACCGCCGAGTTACCCTATCACTGTCAAAACTGATGAGGACG AGAATAAAA TGCCAGGAAATCCCCAGGACGTCACAGCGACGGCTTTAAACTCAACGACTATCAGAGTAGAGTGGAAGCCGCCCCGAGTTAATGACCAAAATGGCGTCATCAGAGGTTATCATGTCCACATACAAGAGGTCGCTGAAGag GGCAAGGACTTGCTGAACGAGCCAATCCGTCAAGATGTCCACGAAGAAGGCGTCCATGCAATCAACGTGACCAATTTACAGCCAGACACTAAATATTACGTCCAAGTCGCGGCTCTAACGCGGAAGGGCGATGGGGATAGGTCGCTTCCTGTGCACGTCAGAACTCCTGGTGGTGTGCCAAATAGGCCGCAAGTCAACGTCAA GGTAATCAATCAGGATCCAATAGTCCTCGAGCTGGAGTGGGCCAAGCCGAGCGAGCCAGCTGGGCAATTAACGGGCTACCGCGTTAAATACGGAATTAAAAATCAGACGTTGAAGGAAGAGTTTATCAAAGACATCAATCAGGTTACTTTCAAAATCAAAGATGTCG AACGTGGCGTTCATTACGAATTCCGAATTGCCGGAGAGAACCAAAACGGAGTTGGCCAAGAAACAGTTCGCTATTACGAGAGTCCAGAGGGTGAGCCTTCAGGCCCACCAACAAACCTAACCTACTCCTTCCAGACTCAAGACACAGTTTGCGTGAAATGGAGCGAGCCTGCTCGTCGCCATCGGAACGGGCAAATAATTCGCTACGATGTTGAATTCCACAAAAAGAACGACCACAGCACTATTGAGGCGCGGAACACAACTCAAGAACGCGCTGTTTTTACAAATCTTGAAGAAGCTACGGAATATGTCTTCCACGTGCGCGCGCATACTGTTCGCGGTTCAGGGCCGTACTCTGAGAAAATCACGATAGTTACGGAGAAAGATATCGGCCGGGCGCCATTGAACGTCAAGGCTGTGGCAACTTCTGAGTCAAATGTCGAAGTCTGGTGGGAGCCAGTGCCGAATCGTGACAAAATTATCGGGTACAAAATTTTCTACACGATGACAGCGGTGGAGGATCTTGATCAGTGGAAGCAGAAGTTAATTGGCATGACCGAGTCCGCTGAGTTGGAAAATTTGGAACGCGACACTGCTTACGCGATTGCCGTCGCCGCGAGGTACAAAAACGACGTTCTGGGGCGTCTTAGTCAGAAAGTTACGGTTAAAGTCAAGCCTGAAGACGTTCCTCTGAATTTGCGTGCCTCTGACACTTCTACGCACTCTATGACACTCTCGTGGACTCCGCCAATAAGACTGAACCCCACGGGCTACCAAGTATCCTTCGACGCTGTGAAAGAGTTCGTGGACTCTCAAGGAATTACTCAAACCCAAATTGTGCCTCGCAGAACTATTCGCCTAGATGCCACTGCTACTACCACGACAATCGACGAACTCCAGCCGTTTACGACCTACAACGTCAACGTGAGCGCGGTTCCAGCTGACTCTTCGTACAAACCTCCGGCAAAAATCACTGTGACCACTCAAATGGCCGCGCCTAAGCCGATGGTCAAGCCTGATTTCTATGGCGTCGTTAAGAAAGAAGAGATTCACGTTATTTTACCTCAAGCTTCTGAAGAATACGGACCAAtcgcttattattatttgatagtaGTTCCTGAGGACAAGGCTACTGCTCATAAGCAGCCTGATGAATTTACAGAGGATGTTATTACGGGAAAAAACGCGAAACAAGACCCGGAAAACGCGCCATACATCGCGGCCAAATTCTCGCATAGAACTATTCCGTATACTTTTCAGCTCGGCAGCGGGGATGTTTACGAAGGCtttgaaaacaaaaagttGGATCCTACCAAACGGTACAGGATTTTTGTACGGGCTATTGTTGATACTCCTAAaaag CATCTTTACACATCATCCCCCTTCTCGGAGTACTTATCCCTCGATATGCGAGAAGTACCACCCGGTGACCCACCAAGCCGACCAAATCCAGATATATCTCCCGACGGGAACCCAGAAGTCTCTGTAACCAACAGCGGCCAAGAACCGGGCATGGTTTGGGTGATTGGGCCAATCATAGCCGCTCTGATGGTCAGCATTTGCCTGGTTTTGCTTTTTGTAATAAGGAA gcaTTCAACTAGACGCAGACAGCCTTGCAAAGCGCCAGATCAAGCAGCAGTAACACGCCCTCTGATGGCCGCGGATATAAGCTCGAACCACGCGCCCTCTGACCCGGTAGAAATGCGCCGGCTGAACTTCCAAACACCCGGCATGATGTCACACCCTCCAATTCCTATCAGCGAGCTCGGGAACCATATAGATCGCTTGAAAGCCAACGATAACCTAAAATTCAGCCAGGAATACGAGTCAATTGAACCGGGCCAGCAATTCACTTGGGACCACTCGAACATGGAGGTCAATACTTCCAAAAATCGTTACGCCAACGTCATCGCTTACGATCACTCTCGCGTTATTCTCCAAACAATCGACGGAATTCCCGGTTCTGACTATATAAACGCGAACTACTGCGACGGGTACCGAAAACAGAACGCCTATGTCGCCACTCAGGGGCCGCTCCAAGAAACTTTCGCGGATTTCTGGCGCATGTGCTGGGAACTGCGAACTAGCACCATTGTAATGATGACCAAGCTCGAGGAACGAACGCGTATAAAGTGTGACCAGTATTGGCCGACTCGCGGAGCCGAAACTTACGGACAAATGACCGTGACGATAAGCGACATCCAGGAACTGGCGACCTACTGCATCAGAACTTTCCAAGTCTGTCGTAACGGCTACACAGACAGAAGGGAGATAAAACAGCTCCAGTTCACCGCTTGGCCGGATCACGGAGTTCCGGAGCACCCAGCGCCGTTCTTACAGTTCCTCAGACGCGTTAAAACATTAAATGTACCTGATTCCGGGCCTCTGGTGGTCCATTGCAGCGCTGGGGTCGGCAGAACTGGATGCTTCATCGTTATAGACTCCATGTTGGAACGGATCAAGCATGAGAAAATGATCGACATCTACGGCCACGTCACTTGCTTGCGCGCGCAGCGGAATTACATGGTGCAAACTGAAGACCAGTATATATTTATCCACGACGCGTTGTTCGAGGCGGTGATCTGCGGCTTCACAGAAGTTCCAGCTCGGAACTTGCACTCGCACATACAAAAACTGATGCAAACTGAGTTGGACAACACCACGGGAATGGAGCTGGAGTTCAAGAAGCTCTCGAACATCAAAGCGGACTCTACGCGATTCATTTCTGCAAACTTGGCTTGTAACAAACACAAGAACAGGCTAGTCCATATTTTACCGTACGAGTGCACGCGGGTTTGTTTGCAGCCCCAGAGGAACATGGAAGGCTCGGATTATATCAACGCGAGCTTCATTGACGGATATCGGTACCGCGGTGCCTATATTGCGACCCAGGGGCCGCTGAATGAGACCACTGATGACTTCTGGAGGATGTTGTGGGAGCACAATTCGACGATTGTCGTTATGTTGACGAAACTCAAGGAAATTGGCAGGGAAAAGTGCCACCAGTATTGGCCCTCTGATAGGTCTATCAGGTATCAGTGTTTCGTTGTTGACCCGATTGCGGAGTATAATATGCCTCAGTATATTTTGAGGGAGTTTAAAGTCACTGATGCGAGAGATGGCGCTAGT